GGACGGCAACCGGCTGGTCGGGACCGACCTCCGCTTCGCCTACCGCACCGGCCGCGACGTCCTGCACGGCGTCGACCTCGAGCTGCAGCCGGGCGAGCGGCTGGCGATCGTCGGCCCCAGCGGTTCGGGCAAGTCGACGCTGGGCCGCCTGCTCGCCGGGATCAACGGGCCCCGTACGGGGTCGGTGTCGGTCGGCGGGGTCGAGCTGCTCGACCTGCCGCTGCCCGTGCTCCGCACCGAGGTCGCGCTGGTCACGCAGGAGCACCACGTCTTCGCGGGGTCGTTGCGCGACAACGTCGTGCTGGCCCGCGAGGACGCCTCCGACGAGGTCGTGATCGAGGCGCTGCGGACCGTCGACGCCCTCGACTGGGTGGAACGTCTCCCGCGCGGCCTCGACACCCGCCTCGGCTCGGGCCAGCTCGAGCCGACGCCCGCGCAGGCCCAGCAGATCGCCCTGGCCCGCCTCGTCGTCGCCGACCCGCACACCCTCGTGCTCGACGAGGCGACCTCGCTGATCGACCCGACGACCGCCCGCCACCTCGAGGGGTCGATGGGCGCGCTGCTGCAGGACCGCAGCGTCGTCGCCATCGCCCACCGCCTGCACACCGCCCACGACGCCGACCGCATCGCCGTGGTCATCGACGGCCGCATCGCCGAGCTCGGCAGCCACGACGAGCTCGTCGCCCGCGACGGCGAGTACGCGCGCCTGTGGCGGGCCTGGACCAGCTGACCGGACCGTGGGGACGCTCCGACACCGCAGAGGTGCCGAGTCGTCCCCACTCCGGCTGGGGGGTCTACGAGGTGGGCGTCCAGATGCGCATCGCGCCCTCGGCGCGGTTGCCCCAGACGTAGTACGGCACCGCGGTGAGCTCGATCTCCGTCGTGGTGTCGGCGTCGGGCGCGGTGCTGTCCGCGTACGGCCACCAGCCCCGCTCGGCGCGGTCCCGGCGGACGCCCTGCACCGTCAGGGCGGTGACCTCGGCGGGGAGCCCGTCGAGCGGCGCGCCGGTCCGGACCTCCGCCGCGACGTCGATCGCCACGTCGTCGAGGCGCTGGCCCGGGTTGTCGACCGCCTCGAAGCAGTAGACGAGCGGTCCGCGCTCGACCGCGACGCTCGCCCGGTCGGCGTCGACGCGGTCGTCGGCCCGGGTGAGGCGGGGCTCCAGCGGCAGGTCGAGCACCAGCTCGTCGCCCGCGGCCCACTCCCGCGTCACCGTGACCCAGCCCTCGGCCGGCTCGACGGAGACGGCCTCGCCGTTGACGGAGACCGACGCCGTCCGCGCCCAGTGCGGCACGCGCAGGGTGAGGCCCCAGGTGCCGGGGGAGTCCTCGACCCGGACGTGCACCTGCCCGTCCCACGGGTAGCCGGTCTCGACGGCGACCGTGGCCTCGCCGGCCCCCGTCGTCGCGGTCCAGGTGCCCGTGACGAACTGGTGCACCGTCAGACCCTGCGCGCCGCCCAGGACGACGTAGTGCTCCAGCGACGCCAGGGTCCGCATGACGTTCGGCGGGCAGCAGGCGCACTTGAACCAGGGCTTGCGGGCGTAGTCGCGGTCGTTCCCGCCCTCGACGTGCCCGTCGCGCACCTGCAGCGGGTTGGCGTAGATGTAGCGCTGGCCGTCCAGCGACACCCCGGCCAGGAAGCCGTTGTAGAGGGTGCGCTCGATCAGGTCGGCGTAGCGCGCCTCGCCGGTGATCATGAGCATCCGCCACGAGAACATCACCGACGCGATGGCGGCGCAGGTCTCGCAGTAGCTGCGTTCGTTGGTCAGCTCGTACGGGTCGCCGAACGCCTCGTCGGTGTGGTGCGTGCCGATGCCCCCGGTGAGGTAGGTCTTGGTGGCGACCATCTCGTGCCACAGCCGTTCGGCGGCCGTGCGCAGCGACTCGTCGCCGTCCTCGACGTAGAGGTCGGCGACCCCGGCGAGGAGGTAGAGCTGGCGGACCGAGTGGCCCTCGACCGTCGGGGCGTCCCGGACGGGCAGGTGGTCCTGGAAGTAGTGCGAGCCGAAGCGGTCGGGACCGAGCACCCCGTGGCCGCGCCGGTCGACGAAGAAGCGGGCCGCGTCGAGGTAGCCCTGCTCGCCGGTCTCGCGGTAGAGCTCGACCAGCGCGGACTCGACCTCGGGGTGGCCGTCGATCCCGTCGACGCGTCCTTCGCCCGTCCCGAAGGACCGCACGACCAGGTCGGCGACGCGGCGCGCGACGTCGAGCACCCGCGGGTCCGCGTGCGTGCGGTGCAGCGCTACGGCCGCCTGGATCAGGTGGCCGGCGCAGTAGAGCTCGTGGCCCCAGGTGAGCTGGGCGAAGCGCTCGCCCGGGAACAGCACCTGGAAGTAGGAGTCGAGGTAGCCGTCGTCCTCCTGCGCCGAGGCCAGGAGCTTGGCCGAGGTGGTCAGGAAGTCCTCGAGCTGCGCCGCGGCGACGTCGTCCAGCTCCGGGTCGGCGAACGTCCAGCCGACCGCCTCGAGCCACTTGTAGAGGTCGCTGTCGAGGAACGGGAGGCTGCTGACGTACGCGCCCTCGGTCCGGACGCCGGCGGCCAGCTCGAGGTTGCTGAAGTTGCCCGCCTCGTGCAGGCGGTCCCACCCGACGGGGACGCTCACGTCGCGGTTGACCTGGCGGCGCTCGGCCCACAGCCCGCCGGTGATGCTCGAGCGGGCGGCGGGGACGAGCACGGTGCGGTTCGTCGCGGTGAGCCGGACGGGGCCGGCGGTGCTGGTCTGGGCGGCGGGCGGGGCGGTGTCGAGGTCGGTCATCGTCGTTCCTCACGGGTGCGGGGCAGGCAGGACAGGGGTCGTACGGGCGGTGGGCTCACTTGAGGGCGCCGTTGAGCATCCCGCTGACGTAGTAGCGCTGGAGCAGGACGTAGATCACCACGCAGGGCAGGACCGTCAGGGCGACCCCGGCCTCCAGGGCACCCCAGTTGACGGTGCCGAACTGGCCCGACGTCACCAGGGTCAGGGTCACCGGCAGCGTGAACTTGTCCTGGTCGGTCAGCAGGATCAGCGCGGCGAAGAACTCGTTCCAGCTGGCGAAGAAGGTCAGCAGCGCCGTGGTGATCACCCCGGGCATGACGATCGGCAGCATGATGTGGCGGAGCGCTCTGAGGATGCCGCAGCCGTCGACCAGCGCCGCCTCCTCGAGCGTCCCGGGCACCGCCGCGAACGAGTTGCGCATGATGAACAGCCCGAACGGCAGGTTGAACGTCACGTAGACGATCGTCAGGCCGACCAGCGAGTTGTTCAGCCCGAGCGTCTTCAGCACCATGAACAGCGGCGTGATGATCGCCTGGAACGGGATCATGAACGTCGCCAGGATGGCGAAGAAGACGATGTTGCTGCCGGGGAACCGGGCCCGCGCCAGCGCGTAGCCGGCCAGCGTCGCCACGACCACCGTCAGCACGGTGGCGGCCAGCGTGACCATGACGCTGTTCAGCAGGTTGCCGAAGACGTTGAGCCCCTGCACGCTGGACAGGCGGGTGAAGTTGTCCAGCGTCGGCGCGTGCGGGAAGACCGTCGGCGGGATCTGCGCCTGCTCGACGGGGCCCTTGAGCGCCATCGAGAGCATCACGAAGAGCGGGTAGAGGAACGCGACCGCCAGGCAGAGGCACACGACCCACCAGGCGAGCGCGGGCATCGAGGCCCGGACCTCGCGCAGGAAGCCCGGCTTCGTCCGCCCGTCGTCCCGTGCACGGGCCGAGGCACGGGGAGCCGTACGGGCGTGCCTCGCCGTCGCGGTGTCAGCCATGGTCGGTGTTCCTCAGCAGCAGCATCTGCACGGCGCTGACCACGGCGAGGACGACCATCAGGAAGACGGACAGCGCGGCGCCGTAGCCGAGCTTGAACGAGATGAACGAGGTGCGGTAGATCGCGTACACGGCCGTGATGGTCGAGTTCGCGGGGCCGCCGTTGGTCATGATGAAGAACTGGTCGAAGGCCAGCAGCGAGCCCGCCACCGAGAAGACCAGCACCAGCGCCAGCGTCGGGCGCAGCAGCGGCAGGGTGATGTACCGGAACCCCTGCCAGCGGCTCGCACCGTCGATGCGGGCCGCCTCGGTGACCTCGTCGGGGATGGACTGCAGGCCGGACAGGAGAAGCAGCATCTGCAGCCCGACGACCTTCCAGGTGACCATCCCGACGACCATGAGCAGAGCGCCCCAGGTCCCGGCGAAGATGTTCCCGTCGGCGGGGACGACCCCGGCCCGCCGCAGCAGGTCGAAGAGCGGGCCGATCCGCGACTGCCCGAGGTAGAGCCAGAGGAACGACCCCGACGCCAGGCCGATGCACACGGGCATGAAGTAGATCGACTGGAAGACCCGGGCCGCCCGGACCTTGCGGCGGACGAGCAGCGCCATCCCCAGCCCGATCAGGAACAGCACCGGCGTGATCACCACCGTGTAGACCAGGGTGAACTTCATGGCCGTCCGGAAGCCCGGGTCGGCCACCGCGCGCACGTAGTTGTCCAGCCCGATGAAGCGGTGCCGCCCGAGCAGGGGCCAGTTGTGCAGCGAGATCCAGAACGTCATCACCAGCGGCACCACGAAGAACGCGACGATCAGGACGATCGCCGGGCTCGCCATGGCCAGCCCCACGAGGGCCCGTCGGCGACCGACCCGCATCCCCCGGCGCGCCGCGGTGAGCGGCGCGCCAGGGGTGCCGGGAGCACCGCGGGACCCGGAGGCCTCCTCGACGATCGCGGTCATGAGGGTGCGCCCTCCTAGCCCGCGTCGATCAGGGACTGGGCCGACGTCTGCCCGGTCGCCTGCGCCGAGGCCAGGTCCGGCCCGAAGACCGCGTCGTTGATCATCTTGGCCCAGGGGCCGTTGTTGTCGTTGAAGACGGCGTTCTCGACCGTGCTGTACGGCGTCTTCCCCGTCGCCATCAGGTCGCCGAACACCTTGTACGGCTCGCCCTGGCTGGCGTAGATCGTCGGGACCAGGTCGGTGCGGACCGGCACGCTGCCGTTCTTGGCCAGGAAGGTCTGCGCCTCGGTGTCGGTGGCCCACTTCACGAACTCGCTCGCGCCGGCCTCGTTCTTGGTGCCGTTGATCACCGAGATGACGTCGCCGCCGGCGAAGGAGGCGGTCCCGCCGTCCTTGCCCGGGATGGGGGTCACGCCGAAGTTGATCTTCGCCTTCTCGATCGAGGGGATCGCGAACGCCCCGAGCGTGATCATGCCGACCTTGCCGGAGGTGAAGAGCGGGATCTGCTGCGTGCCGCCGTCGTTCTTGGACGCGCTCGAGACCGAGCCGTCCTCCCACATGCCGCGGTAGAGCCCGAGCGCGTCCGTCACGGCCGGCGAGCCGAGCTGGGCCTGCTTGCCGTCCTCGCTGAGCACGTCGCCGCCGCTCGCCCAGACGTGCGGGGCGAACTCGAAGACGTTGCACCCGCCGCACGCGCCGGCGAAGGTGAAGCCGTAGTAGTCGCTGCCGAGCGCGCGGATCTTCTTGGCGTCGTCCCGCATCTCGGCGTACGTGGTCGGCGGCGCGGCGATCCCGGCCTTCTCGAAGAGGTCCTTGTTGTAGTAGACCGCCGACGCCTCCGCCGTGAACGGCAGCGCGTACGTCTTGCCCTCGAAGGTGCTGAGGCGCTGGTGCGACGGGCTCAGCGAGCCCTTGTACGGCAGTGAGTCGGCGAGCTCGGTGATGTCCTCGAGCGCTCCCGCCGAGGCGAAGTAGGGCGCGTAGACGAGGTCGATCGAGGAGACGTCGGGCCCGGACCCGGCGGCCGCGGCCGTGCCCAGCTTCTGCACGAAGCTCGAGTTGGGGATGATCGTGACCTTCGCCTTGACCTGGTGGCTGGCGTTGAAGAGGTCCACGAGCTGGCTCATGAAGCCCTGCTGCGAGTCCCGGGCCCAGATCGTGATCTCGCCCGTCGCCGGACCGCTGCTGACGTCCCCGCCGCCGGAGCCACCCCCGGAGTCACCCCCTCCACCGCAGGCGGTCGCCAGCAGCGTGACGGCGGCCAGGCCTACGGCCAGCCCTCGGGCTCTTGCTCTGATGGTCATCGGGTCTCCTGGCGTCGGCGTCGTCGCGGCCCGTGGTCGGGCAGAACGGAAACATCGGAAATCGGTTTCCGCGGACGCTAACCGGTCGGGTGCCGATCGGTCAACCCTGTGGTAGTCATGGGTCTCACCTCCCAGCCGGGGGACACGGAAGGAGGCCGGCGGAATGGTCCGGAACGACGCCGTGCCCACCGTGCGCGACGTGGCGCAGCTCGCCGGGGTCTCGCCCGGGACCGTGTCGAAGGCGCTCAACGGGCAGGGCCAGCTGCGCGAGGAGACCCGGCAGCGGGTGCTCGACGCGGCGGAGAAGCTGCGGTTCCAGCCCAACCGGGTCGCCCGCAGCCTGTCGGAGGGCCGCACCTACACGGTCGGGATGCTGACCAGCGACAGCTTCGGGCGCTTCACCCTGCCCCTCATGGAGGGGATCGAGGACAGCCTCGGCGCCGGGCAGGTGTCGACCCTGCTCTGCGACGGGCGCGGCGACCCGCTGCGCGAGCGCCACTACATCACCGAGCTGCTGAACCGGCGGGTCGACGGGATCGTGGTGACGGGTCGGCGACCGGACGCCCGCCGTACGGTCGGGCGGCTCCCCATCCCCGTCGTCTACGCCCTGTGCCGCTCCGACGACCCGGGCGACCTGACCGTGACGATGGACGACGAGCAGGGGGCCCGGCTCGCGGTCGAGCACCTGGCCGCCCTCGGCCGGACGCGGCTGGCGTACGTGAGCGGTCCGCAGCACCACCTCTCCACCCGGCTGCGTCAGCAGGGCTTCGAGCGGGCGGCTGCCGGCGCGGGCGTCGAGGTCGCCGACGTGCTGCTCGGGCACTGGAGCGAGGCGTGGGGGAGGACCGCGGCCGGGCTGCTGGCGCGGCGACCGGAGGGCGCGCGGGTCGACGGCGTCTTCTGCGGCAGCGACCAGATCGCCCGCGGCCTCACCGACGGGCTCCGCGAGGCCGGTGTCCGGGTGCCGGTCGAGGTCTCCGTCGTGGGGTTCGACAACTGGGACGTGATGGTGGAGGCGGCGCGGCCCACCCTGACCACGGTGGATCCCGGGCTCGTCCGGCTCGGCCGCGAGTCCGCGAGTCGGCTCCTCACGGCCATCGACGGCGGCGAGCCCGGCCAGGGCGTGGTCGCGCTGCCCTGCCGGCTCGTGCTGCGGGGGTCGTCGGTCCCGACCTAACCTGGCGGGGTGGACGCGACCGAGACGCCGGAGGGTGCCGCGCCCCGCACCGACCGCCGCCGGCTCGTCCTGCTGGCCCTCGCGGCCGCGGTGGCCGTGGCCGCCCTGGTCGTGTCCGTCCTCGGGCTCTCCGCCCCGCCCCGCGTCCCGTCCTCGTACGCGGGCGGCGGCTCGGCCCTGCCGCCCTGGCCCGCGCCGGTCGACCCCGCGGAGGGCGTCCGCGCCGCCGGCCTCACGGCCGCGCCGTCCGAGGGGATGGTGCAGCACTTCCACGTGCACCTCGACCTGCTCGTCGACGGCCGTCCGGTGACCGTGCCGGCCAACCTGGGCATCGACGTGCCCCAGCAGCTCTACGCCGAGCTCCACACGCACGCCGAGACCGGGGTCGTGCACGCGGAGGCGGGCGACGCGGAGACGACGTTCACGCTCGGCCAGCTCTTCGTCGAGTGGGGCGTCCGGCTCGACGAGAGCCACCTCGGCGGCCTGGAGGTCGGCCCGGACCGGCACCTCTACGCGTACGTCGACGGCCGTCCGCTCACCGGCGACCCGGCGCTGCTGCGGCTGGTCGACCACCAGGAGATCGTCCTGGCCTTCGGGTCCGAGCCGCCGGCCACGGTGCCGTCGACCTTCGACTTCGTCGCCAAC
The window above is part of the Microlunatus antarcticus genome. Proteins encoded here:
- a CDS encoding glycoside hydrolase family 127 protein, with protein sequence MTDLDTAPPAAQTSTAGPVRLTATNRTVLVPAARSSITGGLWAERRQVNRDVSVPVGWDRLHEAGNFSNLELAAGVRTEGAYVSSLPFLDSDLYKWLEAVGWTFADPELDDVAAAQLEDFLTTSAKLLASAQEDDGYLDSYFQVLFPGERFAQLTWGHELYCAGHLIQAAVALHRTHADPRVLDVARRVADLVVRSFGTGEGRVDGIDGHPEVESALVELYRETGEQGYLDAARFFVDRRGHGVLGPDRFGSHYFQDHLPVRDAPTVEGHSVRQLYLLAGVADLYVEDGDESLRTAAERLWHEMVATKTYLTGGIGTHHTDEAFGDPYELTNERSYCETCAAIASVMFSWRMLMITGEARYADLIERTLYNGFLAGVSLDGQRYIYANPLQVRDGHVEGGNDRDYARKPWFKCACCPPNVMRTLASLEHYVVLGGAQGLTVHQFVTGTWTATTGAGEATVAVETGYPWDGQVHVRVEDSPGTWGLTLRVPHWARTASVSVNGEAVSVEPAEGWVTVTREWAAGDELVLDLPLEPRLTRADDRVDADRASVAVERGPLVYCFEAVDNPGQRLDDVAIDVAAEVRTGAPLDGLPAEVTALTVQGVRRDRAERGWWPYADSTAPDADTTTEIELTAVPYYVWGNRAEGAMRIWTPTS
- a CDS encoding carbohydrate ABC transporter permease, producing the protein MADTATARHARTAPRASARARDDGRTKPGFLREVRASMPALAWWVVCLCLAVAFLYPLFVMLSMALKGPVEQAQIPPTVFPHAPTLDNFTRLSSVQGLNVFGNLLNSVMVTLAATVLTVVVATLAGYALARARFPGSNIVFFAILATFMIPFQAIITPLFMVLKTLGLNNSLVGLTIVYVTFNLPFGLFIMRNSFAAVPGTLEEAALVDGCGILRALRHIMLPIVMPGVITTALLTFFASWNEFFAALILLTDQDKFTLPVTLTLVTSGQFGTVNWGALEAGVALTVLPCVVIYVLLQRYYVSGMLNGALK
- a CDS encoding carbohydrate ABC transporter permease produces the protein MTAIVEEASGSRGAPGTPGAPLTAARRGMRVGRRRALVGLAMASPAIVLIVAFFVVPLVMTFWISLHNWPLLGRHRFIGLDNYVRAVADPGFRTAMKFTLVYTVVITPVLFLIGLGMALLVRRKVRAARVFQSIYFMPVCIGLASGSFLWLYLGQSRIGPLFDLLRRAGVVPADGNIFAGTWGALLMVVGMVTWKVVGLQMLLLLSGLQSIPDEVTEAARIDGASRWQGFRYITLPLLRPTLALVLVFSVAGSLLAFDQFFIMTNGGPANSTITAVYAIYRTSFISFKLGYGAALSVFLMVVLAVVSAVQMLLLRNTDHG
- a CDS encoding ABC transporter substrate-binding protein, which gives rise to MTIRARARGLAVGLAAVTLLATACGGGGDSGGGSGGGDVSSGPATGEITIWARDSQQGFMSQLVDLFNASHQVKAKVTIIPNSSFVQKLGTAAAAGSGPDVSSIDLVYAPYFASAGALEDITELADSLPYKGSLSPSHQRLSTFEGKTYALPFTAEASAVYYNKDLFEKAGIAAPPTTYAEMRDDAKKIRALGSDYYGFTFAGACGGCNVFEFAPHVWASGGDVLSEDGKQAQLGSPAVTDALGLYRGMWEDGSVSSASKNDGGTQQIPLFTSGKVGMITLGAFAIPSIEKAKINFGVTPIPGKDGGTASFAGGDVISVINGTKNEAGASEFVKWATDTEAQTFLAKNGSVPVRTDLVPTIYASQGEPYKVFGDLMATGKTPYSTVENAVFNDNNGPWAKMINDAVFGPDLASAQATGQTSAQSLIDAG
- a CDS encoding LacI family DNA-binding transcriptional regulator, whose translation is MVRNDAVPTVRDVAQLAGVSPGTVSKALNGQGQLREETRQRVLDAAEKLRFQPNRVARSLSEGRTYTVGMLTSDSFGRFTLPLMEGIEDSLGAGQVSTLLCDGRGDPLRERHYITELLNRRVDGIVVTGRRPDARRTVGRLPIPVVYALCRSDDPGDLTVTMDDEQGARLAVEHLAALGRTRLAYVSGPQHHLSTRLRQQGFERAAAGAGVEVADVLLGHWSEAWGRTAAGLLARRPEGARVDGVFCGSDQIARGLTDGLREAGVRVPVEVSVVGFDNWDVMVEAARPTLTTVDPGLVRLGRESASRLLTAIDGGEPGQGVVALPCRLVLRGSSVPT